The following proteins are encoded in a genomic region of Oncorhynchus gorbuscha isolate QuinsamMale2020 ecotype Even-year linkage group LG11, OgorEven_v1.0, whole genome shotgun sequence:
- the LOC124047787 gene encoding soluble lamin-associated protein of 75 kDa-like isoform X2, whose protein sequence is MEFPVDVLDSVRQEEVEQAAEGYMTQLRYVSPDKTESFTLPNHRKISIGLCNVGFVPIYGGDLKHKVMALFSPDDQLTAVALYLAGQWWSVEDILRTSDPSRTGLVKVRSLGERLILYILNRIVYRVGEMDEPEVPFLCHGQHDFAKLLWKDGNAVGFYSVKPKDSLCNNFVTQRYQLPVMDSIFVRKCHRGKGHGLQMLEDFVDSFKDTQLGLKYPLSLTMYKVCGRYLCRYPADQDLLWVVEGVGGPYQRENVASKMKALALKAVLHAVTSNGDRRAASLDHTDVSMEEDNFLDITEDVLVVNTPLKLIEALDGSPVSTRSRSSGHKKRGREETEDSTEESLPLKMNRMEDAKSEPTKTVVEDGGQEEAEGRGGEESGEAEAAVAQEEEEEEEEVTTATTKVQIVKMNGELTDGQREEVKDGVEVEGEAVLENRTTEEDVEEAAAKEEESIEAEDILEAAPVAPEGLAEAVEEQDPLPLVDGPASVSEEAPSPAEPSPAVASLSGDVREEATPMEEGEEDTVVATPVASEGLAVVEDVEKEEAPLPLVKEPASAPEEAPSPMEGEEVKREEVGESAMEEPEAKNKLLEVIAVDSSSQETVVQVLGGDVSYQPLEEGEEEAKEEVLVVNEQNKGVEEMENATTTEEFEEGSESSDEGGKGQALWRRVGGSGPAAPERKSKRLNRVVIEQDREQPEVTVEEEEKATTTEEEEEEEAVEKSWAEEEVEEEEQPQVIDQRALRRKSRPVQTPNKARGKRHGKI, encoded by the exons ATGGAGTTCCCTGTGGACGTGTTGGATTCAGTAAGGCAAGAGGAGGTGGAACAGGCAGCAGAGGGCTACATGACCCAGCTACGATATGTCAGCCCCGACAAGACCGAGAGCTTTACCCTGCCCAACCACagaaag atcAGTATCGGTCTATGCAACGTTGGTTTTGTTCCCATCTATGGAGGAGACCTGAAGCACAAGGTTATGGCCCTGTTCTCCCCAGATGATCAgctcacag CGGTAGCTCTGTACCTGGCAGGACAGTGGTGGTCAGTAGAGGACATCCTCAGAACCTCAGACCCCTCCAGAACTGGCCTggtcaag GTGAGGAGTCTTGGTGAGCGGCTCATCCTGTACATTCTGAACCGTATTGTGTACCGCGTGGGTGAGATGGACGAACCTGAGGTGCCCTTCCTGTGCCACGGCCAGCACGACTTCGCCAAGCTCCTCTGGAAGGACGGAAACGCTGTCGGGTTCTACTCAGTCAAACCCAAAG ACAGCTTGTGTAATAACTTTGTGACCCAGCGCTACCAGCTTCCTGTTATGGACTCCATATTTGTCAGGAAGTGTCACCGTGGAAAGGGCCATGGCCTGCAGATGCTGGAGGACTTTGTGGACTCTTTCAAAGACACCCAGCTTGGCCTGAagtaccctctctctctaaccatgtATAAAg TGTGTGGCCGGTACCTGTGTCGGTACCCAGCTGACCAGGATCTGCTGTGGGTggtagagggagtgggaggaccTTACCAGAGAGAGAATGTGGCCAGCAAGATGAAAGCCCTAGCACTGAAAG CGGTGCTCCACGCGGTGACTTCTAACGGAGACCGACGAGCAGCCTCCCTGGACCACACAGACGTCAGCATGGAGGAGGACAACTTTCTGGACATCACC GAGGATGTTTTGGTGGTAAATACTCCCCTGAAGTTAATAGAAG CGCTGGATGGCTCACCCGTGTCAACACGTAGCAGGAGTAGCGGACATAAAAAGCGTGGCAGAGAAGAGACTGAAGACTCCACGGAGGAGAGCCTTCCTCTGAAGATGAACAG AATGGAGGATGCAAAGTCTGAGCCCACCAAAACGGTTGTAGAGGACGGAGGACAGGAGGAGGCGGAaggaagagggggggaggagTCTGGAGAGGCAGAGGCTGCTGTGgcccaggaggaggaggaggaggaggaggaggtgacgaCGGCGACGACCAAAGTTCAG ATAGTCAAGATGAACGGAGAACTGACTGATGGCCAGAGGGAGGAGGTAAAGgatggagtggaggtggagggagaggctGTGCTGGAGAATAGAACGACAGAGGAAGATGTGGAGGAGGCGGCAGCAAAGGAGGAAGAGTCCATCGAGGCCGAA GACATCTTAGAAGCAGCTCCTGTGGCGCCGGAGGGGTTGGCTGAAGCTGTGGAGGAGCAGGATCCTCTCCCGTTAGTAGACGGTCCAGCATCTGTTTCAGAGGAGGCCCCCTCGCCTGCAGAACCATCCCCAGCAGTGGCCTCCCTCTCTGGGGATGTGCGTGAGGAGGCTACACCcatggaagaaggagaggag GACACTGTagtagcaactcctgtggcgtcTGAGGGGTTGGCTGTggtggaggatgtggagaaggaggaggcTCCTCTCCCGTTAGTAAAAGAGCCGGCCTCCGCTCCAGAGGAGGCCCCCTCGCccatggaaggagaggaggtaaagagagaagaggtgggggagagcGCAATGGAGGAACCAGAGGCAAAGAATAAATTGTTGGAGGTCATTGCGGTGGACAGCAGTAGCCAGGAAACGGTGGTCCAGGTGCTGGGAGGAGACGTGTCCTACCAGCctctggaggaaggagaggaggaggcgaaGGAAGAGGTCCTGGTCGTGAATGAGCAAAATAAAGgggtagaggagatggagaatGCTACGACTACAGAGGAGTTCGAGGAGGGAAGTGAGAGCTCCGACGAGGGAGGCAAGGGTCAGGCCCTttggaggagagttgggggcaGTGGCCCGGCGGCGCCTGAACGTAAATCTAAGAGACTGAACAGGGTGGTCATCGAGCAGGACAGGGAGCAGCCAGAGgtcacagtggaagaggaggagaaggctacaactacagaggaggaggaggaggaagaggctgTAGAGAAGAGTTGGgctgaggaagaggtggaggaagaggagcagccaCAAGTGATTGACCAGAGGGCATTGAGAAGGAAGAGCCGACCGGTCCAGACTCCAAATAAAGCCAGAGGGAAACGACACGGCAAGATCTAA
- the LOC124047787 gene encoding soluble lamin-associated protein of 75 kDa-like isoform X1, with amino-acid sequence MEFPVDVLDSVRQEEVEQAAEGYMTQLRYVSPDKTESFTLPNHRKISIGLCNVGFVPIYGGDLKHKVMALFSPDDQLTAVALYLAGQWWSVEDILRTSDPSRTGLVKVRSLGERLILYILNRIVYRVGEMDEPEVPFLCHGQHDFAKLLWKDGNAVGFYSVKPKDSLCNNFVTQRYQLPVMDSIFVRKCHRGKGHGLQMLEDFVDSFKDTQLGLKYPLSLTMYKVCGRYLCRYPADQDLLWVVEGVGGPYQRENVASKMKALALKAVLHAVTSNGDRRAASLDHTDVSMEEDNFLDITEDVLVVNTPLKLIEALDGSPVSTRSRSSGHKKRGREETEDSTEESLPLKMNRMEDAKSEPTKTVVEDGGQEEAEGRGGEESGEAEAAVAQEEEEEEEEVTTATTKVQIVKMNGELTDGQREEVKDGVEVEGEAVLENRTTEEDVEEAAAKEEESIEAEDILEAAPVAPEGLAEAVEEQDPLPLVDGPASVSEEAPSPAEPSPAVASLSGDVREEATPMEEGEEVEGGKDTVVATPVASEGLAVVEDVEKEEAPLPLVKEPASAPEEAPSPMEGEEVKREEVGESAMEEPEAKNKLLEVIAVDSSSQETVVQVLGGDVSYQPLEEGEEEAKEEVLVVNEQNKGVEEMENATTTEEFEEGSESSDEGGKGQALWRRVGGSGPAAPERKSKRLNRVVIEQDREQPEVTVEEEEKATTTEEEEEEEAVEKSWAEEEVEEEEQPQVIDQRALRRKSRPVQTPNKARGKRHGKI; translated from the exons ATGGAGTTCCCTGTGGACGTGTTGGATTCAGTAAGGCAAGAGGAGGTGGAACAGGCAGCAGAGGGCTACATGACCCAGCTACGATATGTCAGCCCCGACAAGACCGAGAGCTTTACCCTGCCCAACCACagaaag atcAGTATCGGTCTATGCAACGTTGGTTTTGTTCCCATCTATGGAGGAGACCTGAAGCACAAGGTTATGGCCCTGTTCTCCCCAGATGATCAgctcacag CGGTAGCTCTGTACCTGGCAGGACAGTGGTGGTCAGTAGAGGACATCCTCAGAACCTCAGACCCCTCCAGAACTGGCCTggtcaag GTGAGGAGTCTTGGTGAGCGGCTCATCCTGTACATTCTGAACCGTATTGTGTACCGCGTGGGTGAGATGGACGAACCTGAGGTGCCCTTCCTGTGCCACGGCCAGCACGACTTCGCCAAGCTCCTCTGGAAGGACGGAAACGCTGTCGGGTTCTACTCAGTCAAACCCAAAG ACAGCTTGTGTAATAACTTTGTGACCCAGCGCTACCAGCTTCCTGTTATGGACTCCATATTTGTCAGGAAGTGTCACCGTGGAAAGGGCCATGGCCTGCAGATGCTGGAGGACTTTGTGGACTCTTTCAAAGACACCCAGCTTGGCCTGAagtaccctctctctctaaccatgtATAAAg TGTGTGGCCGGTACCTGTGTCGGTACCCAGCTGACCAGGATCTGCTGTGGGTggtagagggagtgggaggaccTTACCAGAGAGAGAATGTGGCCAGCAAGATGAAAGCCCTAGCACTGAAAG CGGTGCTCCACGCGGTGACTTCTAACGGAGACCGACGAGCAGCCTCCCTGGACCACACAGACGTCAGCATGGAGGAGGACAACTTTCTGGACATCACC GAGGATGTTTTGGTGGTAAATACTCCCCTGAAGTTAATAGAAG CGCTGGATGGCTCACCCGTGTCAACACGTAGCAGGAGTAGCGGACATAAAAAGCGTGGCAGAGAAGAGACTGAAGACTCCACGGAGGAGAGCCTTCCTCTGAAGATGAACAG AATGGAGGATGCAAAGTCTGAGCCCACCAAAACGGTTGTAGAGGACGGAGGACAGGAGGAGGCGGAaggaagagggggggaggagTCTGGAGAGGCAGAGGCTGCTGTGgcccaggaggaggaggaggaggaggaggaggtgacgaCGGCGACGACCAAAGTTCAG ATAGTCAAGATGAACGGAGAACTGACTGATGGCCAGAGGGAGGAGGTAAAGgatggagtggaggtggagggagaggctGTGCTGGAGAATAGAACGACAGAGGAAGATGTGGAGGAGGCGGCAGCAAAGGAGGAAGAGTCCATCGAGGCCGAA GACATCTTAGAAGCAGCTCCTGTGGCGCCGGAGGGGTTGGCTGAAGCTGTGGAGGAGCAGGATCCTCTCCCGTTAGTAGACGGTCCAGCATCTGTTTCAGAGGAGGCCCCCTCGCCTGCAGAACCATCCCCAGCAGTGGCCTCCCTCTCTGGGGATGTGCGTGAGGAGGCTACACCcatggaagaaggagaggaggtagagggaggaaag GACACTGTagtagcaactcctgtggcgtcTGAGGGGTTGGCTGTggtggaggatgtggagaaggaggaggcTCCTCTCCCGTTAGTAAAAGAGCCGGCCTCCGCTCCAGAGGAGGCCCCCTCGCccatggaaggagaggaggtaaagagagaagaggtgggggagagcGCAATGGAGGAACCAGAGGCAAAGAATAAATTGTTGGAGGTCATTGCGGTGGACAGCAGTAGCCAGGAAACGGTGGTCCAGGTGCTGGGAGGAGACGTGTCCTACCAGCctctggaggaaggagaggaggaggcgaaGGAAGAGGTCCTGGTCGTGAATGAGCAAAATAAAGgggtagaggagatggagaatGCTACGACTACAGAGGAGTTCGAGGAGGGAAGTGAGAGCTCCGACGAGGGAGGCAAGGGTCAGGCCCTttggaggagagttgggggcaGTGGCCCGGCGGCGCCTGAACGTAAATCTAAGAGACTGAACAGGGTGGTCATCGAGCAGGACAGGGAGCAGCCAGAGgtcacagtggaagaggaggagaaggctacaactacagaggaggaggaggaggaagaggctgTAGAGAAGAGTTGGgctgaggaagaggtggaggaagaggagcagccaCAAGTGATTGACCAGAGGGCATTGAGAAGGAAGAGCCGACCGGTCCAGACTCCAAATAAAGCCAGAGGGAAACGACACGGCAAGATCTAA